One window from the genome of Natrialba magadii ATCC 43099 encodes:
- a CDS encoding alanyl-tRNA editing protein, translated as MSGQRAAAEPYATRFETEVTAIDGRRIWLETSYFYGESGGQPADRGTIDGAAVEDVQLADGKQVHVMAEEPTFRTGQRVLCSIDWAFRMYCMRAHTASHVLYGAGRRLLDDLGYGGFDIGEEKVRVDLETTSDLDDETLLELDSLVNKAVWESRPVSWDDIPVADAREREDIAFNEATEDGAFQKGRVRIVTIGGADENGGNGTRARNRSSSGPTVTTSTDGSAEPWDVAACGGTHVRNTREIGPVTVLGRSNPGEGMTRVEFSVGPTAIDRRREEKATALTARQELGVPLEEVGDELTRLQDERDNLSAEIQTLQRDLVDQQLESADSFERDGLEWLAVAVGGEDGGGGESAGVDANDAGEIAREAAGERADVVVIAGAAGSPYAVASVAEDAQETMSAGSVIDALTAEFGGGGGGSDALAQAGGFAELPDEDEIRDVLESVEFQ; from the coding sequence ATGAGTGGGCAACGGGCGGCAGCGGAGCCGTACGCCACGCGGTTCGAGACCGAAGTGACAGCGATCGACGGCCGACGAATCTGGCTCGAGACGAGCTACTTCTACGGCGAGAGCGGCGGCCAACCGGCCGACCGCGGGACGATCGACGGGGCCGCAGTCGAGGATGTCCAACTCGCGGACGGCAAGCAGGTCCACGTCATGGCCGAGGAGCCAACGTTCCGAACTGGCCAGCGCGTCCTCTGCTCGATCGACTGGGCGTTCCGGATGTACTGCATGCGCGCACACACTGCCAGCCACGTACTCTACGGAGCCGGCCGCCGGCTCCTCGACGACCTCGGCTACGGCGGCTTCGACATCGGCGAGGAGAAGGTCCGCGTCGACCTCGAGACGACCAGTGACCTCGACGACGAGACGCTGCTCGAACTCGACTCGCTCGTGAACAAAGCCGTCTGGGAGTCCCGACCCGTCTCCTGGGATGACATCCCGGTTGCCGACGCACGCGAGCGCGAGGATATCGCGTTCAACGAGGCCACCGAGGACGGCGCGTTCCAGAAGGGGCGCGTCCGCATCGTCACGATCGGTGGCGCGGACGAGAACGGCGGCAACGGTACACGCGCGCGGAACAGATCTTCTAGCGGGCCGACCGTGACCACGAGCACCGACGGCTCAGCCGAACCGTGGGATGTCGCCGCCTGCGGTGGCACACACGTCCGTAACACGCGCGAAATCGGCCCCGTCACAGTCCTCGGACGATCGAACCCCGGCGAAGGCATGACGCGCGTCGAGTTCAGCGTCGGCCCGACGGCTATCGACCGCCGCCGTGAGGAGAAAGCCACCGCGCTCACCGCGCGTCAGGAACTCGGCGTTCCCCTCGAGGAGGTCGGCGACGAACTGACTCGCCTGCAGGACGAACGCGACAACCTCTCCGCCGAGATACAAACACTCCAGCGCGACCTGGTCGACCAGCAACTCGAGTCCGCCGACTCGTTCGAACGGGACGGACTCGAGTGGCTGGCCGTCGCGGTCGGAGGAGAAGACGGAGGCGGCGGCGAGAGCGCAGGTGTCGACGCGAACGATGCGGGCGAAATCGCGCGCGAAGCTGCGGGAGAGCGTGCGGACGTCGTCGTCATCGCGGGTGCGGCTGGCTCACCGTATGCGGTTGCAAGCGTAGCCGAAGACGCACAGGAGACGATGTCGGCTGGCTCGGTGATCGACGCTCTTACGGCTGAGTTCGGCGGTGGTGGCGGCGGCTCGGATGCGCTCGCACAGGCCGGTGGCTTCGCCGAGTTGCCAGACGAGGACGAGATTCGGGACGTACTCGAGTCGGTCGAGTTCCAGTAG
- a CDS encoding HAD family hydrolase, translated as MDMDGSYDAILFDNDGVLTTPTDRDVLLEAMTEAFATVGVSNPPQAAIETLLSPDVDSLRTTAVEHGVEPQTLWTAREEAAIAAQRAELTAGRKQLYDDTAVLDSLSQPTAIVSNNQHETIGNILEHLDLPPFEVWYGREPTIEGINRKKPRPYYLEQAIDELGATEPLYVGDSYADVAAAAALDIDVAFIRREHREGYTFDGPARPTFEIESLRALPLH; from the coding sequence ATGGATATGGACGGCTCGTACGACGCAATCCTCTTCGACAACGACGGCGTGCTGACCACCCCGACGGACCGAGACGTCCTCCTCGAGGCCATGACCGAGGCGTTCGCGACCGTCGGCGTCTCGAACCCTCCACAGGCAGCCATCGAGACGCTCCTCAGTCCAGATGTCGACTCGCTTCGGACCACCGCAGTCGAGCACGGTGTCGAACCCCAGACGCTCTGGACCGCCCGCGAGGAGGCCGCCATCGCCGCCCAGCGCGCAGAACTCACTGCCGGTCGCAAACAACTCTACGACGACACGGCCGTACTCGACTCGCTGTCCCAGCCAACCGCGATCGTGAGCAACAACCAGCACGAGACGATCGGAAACATCCTGGAACACCTCGATCTCCCGCCGTTCGAGGTCTGGTACGGGCGAGAGCCGACGATCGAGGGAATCAACCGCAAGAAACCGCGGCCGTACTATCTCGAGCAGGCAATCGACGAGTTAGGGGCGACGGAGCCACTCTACGTGGGCGACAGCTACGCCGACGTCGCGGCCGCGGCTGCTCTCGACATCGACGTGGCGTTCATCCGGCGCGAGCATCGCGAGGGCTACACCTTCGACGGTCCCGCTCGGCCGACGTTCGAGATCGAGTCACTTCGAGCGCTTCCACTCCACTAA
- a CDS encoding mandelate racemase/muconate lactonizing enzyme family protein has protein sequence MGIDYSQLRDPNAEYTMRELSAETMGLTRERGGDRDLEITDVQTTMVDGNFPWTLVRVYTDAGIVGTGEAYWGAGAPELIERMAPFLRGENPLDIDRLTEHLVQKMSGEGSIGGVTVTAISGIEIALHDLAGKVLDVPAYQLLGGKYRDEIRVYCDCHTEEEADPIACADEAERVVDELGYDALKFDLDVPSGHEKDRANRHLREPEIEHKASIVEAVTDRVGSRADVAFDCHWTFSGGSAKRLARRLEEYDIWWLEDPVPPENHDVQREISHQTSTPIAAGENVYRTHGQRRLIEEQAVDIIAPDMPKVGGMRETQKIADLADLYYMPVAMHNVASPVATMGGVHVAASISNSLALEYHSYELGWWEDLVEEDVIEDGYIGVPEEPGLGVTLDMDAVAEHMIDGEELFDEA, from the coding sequence ATGGGAATCGATTACTCACAGCTTCGTGATCCGAACGCTGAGTACACGATGCGGGAGCTCTCTGCGGAGACGATGGGCCTCACACGCGAGCGTGGCGGCGATCGGGATCTCGAGATCACCGACGTACAGACGACGATGGTCGACGGCAACTTCCCGTGGACGCTCGTCCGGGTCTACACCGACGCGGGCATCGTCGGCACTGGCGAGGCCTACTGGGGCGCGGGCGCGCCGGAACTCATCGAACGTATGGCACCCTTCCTCCGTGGCGAAAATCCGCTGGATATCGACCGGCTCACCGAACACCTCGTCCAGAAGATGTCCGGTGAGGGCTCGATTGGTGGTGTCACGGTGACGGCGATTTCGGGAATCGAAATCGCGCTGCACGATCTGGCCGGCAAAGTGCTCGACGTGCCCGCCTACCAGCTGCTGGGTGGGAAGTATCGGGACGAGATCCGCGTCTACTGCGACTGCCACACCGAAGAAGAAGCTGATCCGATCGCCTGCGCGGACGAAGCCGAGCGCGTCGTGGACGAACTGGGGTACGACGCCCTCAAATTCGACCTCGACGTCCCCTCGGGCCACGAGAAGGATCGCGCGAACCGCCACCTTCGCGAACCCGAAATCGAGCACAAGGCCAGCATCGTCGAGGCCGTCACCGACCGCGTCGGCTCGCGGGCCGATGTCGCCTTCGATTGTCACTGGACCTTCTCCGGCGGCAGCGCAAAACGACTCGCCAGGCGACTCGAGGAGTACGACATCTGGTGGCTCGAGGATCCCGTCCCGCCGGAGAACCACGACGTGCAGCGCGAGATTTCCCACCAGACATCGACACCGATCGCCGCCGGCGAGAACGTCTATCGGACCCACGGCCAACGGAGGCTCATCGAGGAACAGGCCGTCGACATCATCGCCCCCGACATGCCGAAAGTTGGGGGGATGCGCGAGACACAGAAGATCGCCGACCTCGCGGACCTCTACTACATGCCCGTCGCCATGCACAACGTCGCCTCTCCCGTTGCGACGATGGGCGGCGTCCACGTCGCTGCCTCAATCTCGAACTCGCTGGCACTCGAGTACCATTCCTACGAACTCGGCTGGTGGGAAGACCTGGTCGAGGAGGACGTGATCGAGGATGGCTACATCGGGGTGCCGGAGGAGCCAGGACTGGGCGTCACACTGGATATGGACGCCGTTGCGGAGCACATGATCGACGGCGAAGAACTCTTTGACGAGGCGTGA
- a CDS encoding DUF7535 family protein: MSTKVSESTGYMPNRQMSAFGYVMAVAIALLLLPALPVIAVVWLLWRAFVAEDPPESSYERWRTETANRERDREPNSPNGA; encoded by the coding sequence ATGTCCACGAAAGTCTCCGAGTCGACGGGCTACATGCCGAATCGACAGATGTCGGCGTTCGGCTACGTGATGGCGGTGGCAATTGCCCTGTTGCTCTTACCGGCACTGCCAGTCATCGCGGTCGTGTGGCTCCTCTGGCGTGCCTTCGTCGCCGAGGATCCGCCGGAATCGAGTTACGAACGCTGGCGAACCGAGACGGCGAATCGAGAACGAGACCGGGAGCCCAACTCGCCGAACGGCGCCTGA
- a CDS encoding DUF6735 family protein produces MGHRALVGYRRPDGLYDLRYSHWGGTDPSLAAEISDDTPLADGAVSASLLTDSIARDRILTDYLDPCVHEMLFLVAPSAGYEVTPYHVCWLEWGDGHEDGRGALIGTEQTDEPVRTWFRATKTTLSDVIEMGVLSQRAAQAYLEARVCEEYAGVVYTYTGTGSGSAETDLSGAASESPVQPTSLPEGDRLPPDLHEWVDGTPPNDSTSPHDKRDDERDSDWT; encoded by the coding sequence GTGGGACATAGAGCACTCGTCGGCTACCGCCGCCCAGACGGGCTCTACGACCTTCGATACAGCCACTGGGGCGGCACCGATCCCTCACTCGCAGCCGAGATCAGCGACGACACCCCGCTCGCCGACGGCGCAGTCTCTGCGAGCCTGCTCACCGATTCGATCGCACGCGACCGCATCCTCACCGACTACCTCGATCCGTGTGTCCACGAGATGCTGTTTCTCGTCGCACCCAGTGCCGGCTACGAGGTCACACCCTACCACGTCTGCTGGCTCGAGTGGGGTGACGGCCACGAGGACGGCCGGGGCGCACTCATCGGAACGGAACAGACGGACGAGCCCGTCAGAACGTGGTTTCGCGCGACCAAAACGACCCTCTCTGACGTGATCGAAATGGGCGTCCTCTCACAGCGAGCCGCGCAGGCGTATCTCGAAGCGCGCGTCTGCGAGGAGTACGCCGGCGTCGTCTACACCTACACGGGGACTGGTTCCGGTTCGGCGGAAACAGATCTATCCGGAGCCGCCAGTGAATCGCCGGTCCAGCCGACTTCACTTCCGGAGGGAGATCGATTACCTCCGGATCTCCACGAGTGGGTCGATGGGACGCCACCCAACGACTCCACCTCACCGCACGATAAGCGAGACGATGAGCGAGATTCCGACTGGACGTGA
- a CDS encoding DUF7577 domain-containing protein, protein MRETTASSNSTVQGSCPYCSAENDFFYTFCRNCLQELPSNARRHSPH, encoded by the coding sequence ATGCGAGAGACGACTGCCTCGAGTAACTCGACGGTACAGGGTTCGTGCCCGTACTGTTCGGCCGAAAACGACTTTTTCTACACGTTCTGTCGGAACTGTTTGCAGGAACTGCCGAGTAACGCGCGGCGTCACTCACCACACTGA
- a CDS encoding SRPBCC domain-containing protein, whose protein sequence is MRQIEVFEEIDAPPDVVWDVLLEFERYPEWNPFVQSIEGTPAAGEQLTVRIQPPGGRGLTFKPEVVAVEDQRRLAWFGRLVVPFAFDGYHEFRLEPVDGGERTRFLHRETFRGALVPLLANQAQLERGFQSMNEAIKERAEARVAASS, encoded by the coding sequence ATGAGACAGATCGAGGTCTTCGAAGAGATCGACGCTCCTCCCGACGTCGTCTGGGACGTCCTACTCGAGTTCGAGCGCTATCCGGAGTGGAATCCGTTCGTGCAGTCGATCGAGGGCACACCGGCGGCGGGCGAGCAGTTGACGGTACGTATTCAGCCGCCTGGCGGCCGCGGACTGACGTTCAAACCGGAGGTCGTCGCGGTCGAGGACCAGCGGCGACTCGCCTGGTTCGGGCGGCTGGTCGTCCCCTTCGCGTTCGATGGCTACCACGAGTTCCGACTGGAGCCGGTCGACGGGGGCGAACGAACGCGATTCCTGCATCGGGAGACGTTTCGTGGTGCACTCGTTCCGCTGCTCGCCAATCAGGCCCAACTCGAGCGCGGCTTTCAGTCGATGAACGAGGCCATCAAGGAGCGTGCCGAGGCGCGCGTTGCGGCGTCGAGTTGA
- a CDS encoding NAD-dependent epimerase/dehydratase family protein: MTNVAITGATGRVGGETIEAFANREETLTLFSHSEPDDLEATPIEIGNREEVMDALDGQDIVVHLAANPDPRAEWDAVQEPNIEGVYNVYAAAVEHDLQRVVFASSNHAVNMDNTVSPTRPESTIGTPTAVQPDDPMDPDTYYGVTKVFGEAMGSYYANRHGLDVINLRIGWLLSREELADEIADRDGPGERYARAMWLSPDDCQRLMKAAVTSSLPNTPVTAHGISNNSERFLSLTETMLALEYQPQDDSARVLE; this comes from the coding sequence ATGACGAACGTTGCGATCACTGGAGCAACCGGCCGGGTCGGCGGGGAGACTATCGAGGCGTTCGCGAACCGCGAGGAAACACTCACGCTCTTCTCGCACAGTGAACCCGACGACCTCGAGGCGACCCCAATCGAAATCGGCAATCGCGAGGAGGTCATGGACGCACTCGACGGACAGGATATCGTCGTTCACCTCGCAGCCAACCCCGATCCGCGCGCCGAGTGGGATGCAGTGCAAGAACCGAATATCGAAGGTGTCTACAACGTCTACGCGGCCGCAGTCGAACACGACCTCCAGCGCGTCGTCTTTGCGAGTTCGAACCACGCGGTCAACATGGATAACACCGTCTCACCCACCCGCCCGGAGTCGACTATTGGCACGCCGACCGCCGTCCAACCGGACGATCCGATGGACCCAGACACGTACTATGGCGTCACCAAGGTCTTCGGCGAGGCGATGGGGTCCTACTATGCCAACCGACACGGCCTGGACGTGATCAATCTCCGAATCGGCTGGCTTCTCTCACGTGAAGAACTGGCAGACGAGATTGCCGACCGCGACGGTCCCGGCGAACGCTACGCCCGCGCGATGTGGCTCAGCCCCGATGACTGCCAACGACTCATGAAGGCTGCCGTGACGAGTTCGCTCCCGAACACACCGGTTACCGCCCACGGCATCTCGAACAACTCCGAACGATTCCTCTCGCTCACCGAAACCATGCTTGCACTCGAGTACCAGCCACAGGACGATTCGGCGCGGGTACTCGAGTAG
- a CDS encoding MutS-related protein, with product MRLEEYWGVGPKTRETLVSELGRERAIQAIESGDVRELATAGLARGRATRILRRATGGDGIDMLATSDARAAYKDLLDLAVEHAVTQRAADRIRVLTPLTSREEMESRLDDVLAARDAWATLEKADREAVLAAYERYDERDESERAAVETALALLEAGVDSGPFETVAELERDTLTTAADALSAFADDGGQGRLVRGADDELDRLRDALGTVEDMDANALELIEELRDDGVRDVSQFREAFEDHLLSETAVTVDQVREAMPTDATDATDFVGSTLRTLRGDLTAAIDEREEQVAGELQAELEDARDAIDQAVAAVDDIALHLSLARFALAYDCTRPTFVEGESAAVSVVNARNLTLASPATDSNVDQRDGGRGEGGDQVQPITYALGEHGLTEADAISGRSGIGTGVGTGTSIATETGVGTDTDGDDGSSANALPGRERVSVLTGANSGGKTTLLETCCQVVLLASMGLPVPAERAEVTPVDSLVFHRRHASFNAGVLESTLRSVVPPLSSDGRTLMLVDEFEAITEPGSAADLLHGLVTLTVERDALGVFVTHLADDLEPLPPEARVDGIFAEGLSPELELLVDYQPRFDTVGRSTPEFIVSRLVANADDRAERAGFETLGEAVGNDVVQRTLADARWSE from the coding sequence ATGCGACTCGAGGAGTACTGGGGCGTCGGCCCGAAGACGAGGGAGACACTTGTGTCGGAGCTGGGACGGGAACGCGCGATCCAGGCGATCGAGAGCGGCGACGTTCGCGAACTCGCGACTGCCGGCCTCGCTCGCGGGCGCGCAACACGTATCTTGCGACGGGCGACCGGCGGCGACGGAATCGACATGCTGGCGACGAGCGACGCCCGCGCGGCGTACAAGGACCTGCTCGATCTGGCGGTCGAACACGCCGTCACGCAGCGCGCGGCCGACCGAATCCGCGTCCTCACGCCGCTCACCAGCCGCGAGGAGATGGAATCTCGCCTCGACGACGTGCTCGCGGCCCGCGACGCCTGGGCGACACTCGAGAAGGCAGACCGCGAGGCCGTCCTCGCAGCCTACGAGCGCTACGACGAGCGCGACGAGAGCGAACGCGCTGCCGTCGAAACCGCGCTCGCCCTGCTTGAGGCCGGGGTCGACTCCGGTCCGTTCGAAACTGTCGCCGAACTCGAGCGCGACACGCTCACAACCGCCGCCGATGCACTCTCCGCGTTCGCAGACGACGGCGGGCAGGGTCGACTCGTCCGCGGTGCCGACGACGAACTCGACCGCCTGCGCGACGCACTCGGCACCGTCGAAGACATGGACGCCAACGCACTCGAGTTGATCGAGGAACTGCGAGACGACGGCGTCCGCGACGTGAGCCAGTTCCGCGAGGCGTTCGAGGACCACCTGCTCTCGGAGACGGCGGTGACGGTCGACCAGGTTCGCGAGGCGATGCCGACGGACGCGACCGACGCGACGGATTTCGTGGGGAGTACGCTTCGGACCTTGCGCGGCGATCTCACGGCGGCGATCGACGAACGCGAAGAGCAGGTCGCTGGGGAGTTGCAGGCAGAACTCGAGGACGCTCGCGACGCCATCGACCAGGCGGTCGCGGCGGTCGACGACATCGCGTTGCACCTCTCGCTCGCGCGCTTCGCGCTCGCGTACGACTGTACTCGTCCGACGTTCGTCGAGGGCGAGTCGGCCGCAGTGTCGGTCGTCAACGCGCGAAATCTGACGCTCGCCTCGCCGGCGACCGACTCGAATGTCGACCAGCGCGATGGTGGCCGGGGCGAGGGTGGCGATCAGGTCCAGCCGATCACCTACGCGCTGGGTGAGCATGGGCTCACTGAGGCGGATGCGATTTCCGGTCGAAGCGGGATTGGTACTGGCGTTGGCACTGGTACCAGCATCGCCACCGAGACCGGCGTCGGCACCGATACCGACGGCGACGACGGCTCCAGCGCAAACGCACTTCCCGGACGGGAACGCGTCTCCGTCCTCACCGGCGCGAACAGCGGCGGGAAAACCACGCTGCTCGAAACGTGTTGCCAGGTCGTCCTGCTCGCTTCGATGGGACTGCCCGTCCCCGCCGAGCGCGCCGAGGTGACGCCCGTCGACTCGCTCGTGTTCCACCGCCGCCACGCCAGTTTCAACGCGGGAGTACTCGAGTCCACCCTGCGCTCGGTCGTCCCACCGCTGTCCTCGGATGGTCGGACGCTAATGCTGGTCGACGAGTTCGAGGCGATAACGGAGCCGGGAAGTGCGGCTGACCTCCTGCACGGCCTTGTGACGCTGACGGTCGAGCGCGACGCGCTCGGCGTCTTCGTCACGCACCTCGCAGACGACCTGGAGCCGCTGCCGCCCGAGGCTCGCGTGGATGGTATTTTCGCCGAGGGACTGAGCCCGGAACTCGAGTTACTCGTGGATTACCAGCCGCGGTTCGATACGGTGGGCCGGTCGACGCCGGAGTTCATCGTCTCGCGGTTGGTAGCGAACGCGGATGACCGGGCCGAGCGTGCGGGGTTCGAGACGCTTGGCGAGGCGGTCGGCAACGACGTGGTTCAGCGGACGCTGGCGGACGCTCGCTGGAGTGAGTGA
- a CDS encoding DUF420 domain-containing protein, whose translation MEYVPRKRVTPLTAILSVVSLIIVFAAAGGRVPQSAVPAAPEWILESIPHLNVAISATAIVTIVVGWRAIRRGDVVAHRRAMLASFGLFGAFLVFYLYRLIATGGPDPFPGPETVYLTVYLPILAIHIFLAVVCIPLVYYALLLAVSRPISELRQTSHARVGRVAASLWLISFSLGIVVYVLGHVLY comes from the coding sequence ATGGAATACGTCCCTCGCAAACGCGTCACCCCCCTGACCGCCATCCTGAGCGTCGTCTCGCTCATCATCGTCTTCGCCGCTGCCGGTGGTCGCGTCCCCCAATCAGCCGTCCCCGCCGCGCCCGAGTGGATACTCGAGTCCATTCCGCATCTCAACGTTGCGATCAGCGCAACGGCGATCGTGACGATCGTAGTCGGATGGCGAGCGATCCGCCGTGGTGACGTTGTCGCACATCGACGGGCAATGCTCGCCTCGTTCGGCCTGTTCGGAGCGTTTTTGGTCTTCTATCTCTACCGACTGATCGCGACGGGTGGCCCGGATCCGTTCCCCGGTCCCGAGACAGTGTACCTCACCGTCTATCTGCCCATCCTGGCGATTCACATCTTCCTCGCGGTCGTCTGTATCCCGCTTGTGTACTACGCGCTGCTGTTAGCGGTGTCTCGCCCGATTTCTGAACTTCGGCAAACGAGCCACGCCCGCGTGGGCCGGGTTGCGGCGAGCCTCTGGCTGATCTCGTTCTCGCTGGGAATCGTGGTGTATGTGCTCGGACACGTGCTCTATTGA
- a CDS encoding helix-turn-helix domain-containing protein codes for MAKYSTGSSGGGGGTNCELCGAESDSLRLASVAGAELEVCPDCAPHDDTQQTSSRRRSSQDSGGSRSQDEPSRKKKAAQNVAKANPVWDGDSEHWEKDGTNYDDDPLPYLVSDYGDKLTEARQEAGLQRSELAEELDVPEKDLLAVEQARATQAGIGGGLIDALEEHLDIELAE; via the coding sequence ATGGCTAAATACTCGACCGGTTCGTCCGGCGGCGGTGGCGGGACGAACTGCGAACTCTGTGGTGCCGAAAGCGACTCCCTGCGGCTAGCGTCAGTCGCCGGCGCAGAACTCGAGGTCTGCCCCGACTGTGCGCCCCACGACGATACCCAGCAAACGTCGAGTCGCCGACGCTCCTCGCAGGATTCGGGCGGCTCGCGCTCGCAGGACGAACCGAGCCGCAAGAAAAAGGCCGCCCAGAACGTCGCGAAGGCAAACCCCGTCTGGGACGGCGACTCCGAGCACTGGGAAAAGGACGGCACGAACTACGACGACGACCCGCTACCGTACCTCGTTTCGGACTACGGTGACAAACTCACCGAGGCCCGCCAGGAAGCCGGCCTCCAGCGCTCCGAACTCGCCGAGGAACTCGATGTTCCCGAAAAAGACCTCCTCGCGGTCGAACAGGCCCGTGCAACGCAGGCCGGCATCGGCGGCGGACTGATCGATGCACTCGAGGAGCACCTCGATATCGAACTGGCCGAGTGA
- the purF gene encoding amidophosphoribosyltransferase — protein MTEKCGVVGVSLDGRDAARPLYYALYALQHRGQESAGIVTHDGFQQHSHVDMGLVGDVFGEGDLNPLAGSAGIGHVRYPTAGSVDTSCAQPFSVSFKSGSLGLSHNGNLVNADEIRDELAAVGHAFTSDGDTEVIAHDLARNLLEEDLVRAVKRTMGRVHGSYALTISHDDTVLGVRDPQGNRPLCIGELEDGYILASESAAIDTLDGELVRDVRPGELVVLQEDGDGFDSYQLVEEDNTAHCFFEHVYFARPDSIIDETLVYEARRNLGRKLWEESGVETDVVMPVPDSGRAFASGYADAATETTADGETRDEADDGVEFAEGLMKNRYVGRTFIMPTQDERERAVRLKLNPIKSTIEGRTVTVIDDSIVRGTTSTQLVQLLKDCGATEVHVRIGAPEIVAPCYMGIDMATREELIASGKSIDEIRDAISADSLAYLSTDAVADVLGKERLDLCLGCVTGEYPYDIEGEETDRNVERPQLTSRQLSAND, from the coding sequence ATGACCGAAAAGTGCGGCGTCGTCGGCGTCTCACTGGATGGTCGAGACGCGGCACGACCGTTGTACTACGCGCTCTACGCACTCCAGCACCGCGGCCAGGAGTCCGCCGGGATCGTCACGCACGACGGCTTCCAGCAACACAGCCACGTAGACATGGGCCTCGTCGGGGACGTCTTCGGCGAGGGCGACCTCAACCCACTCGCCGGATCGGCCGGGATCGGTCACGTCCGCTATCCGACCGCCGGCTCCGTCGACACCTCGTGTGCACAGCCCTTTTCCGTCTCGTTCAAGAGCGGCTCGCTCGGCCTGTCTCACAACGGGAACCTCGTCAACGCCGACGAGATCCGGGACGAACTCGCCGCCGTCGGCCACGCGTTCACGAGCGACGGCGACACCGAGGTTATCGCCCACGACCTTGCACGCAACCTTCTGGAAGAGGACCTCGTGCGTGCCGTCAAACGTACGATGGGCCGGGTACACGGCTCCTACGCGTTAACGATCAGCCACGACGACACCGTCCTCGGCGTCCGCGACCCGCAGGGCAATCGCCCGCTCTGTATCGGGGAACTCGAGGACGGCTACATACTCGCCTCCGAGTCGGCTGCGATCGACACGCTCGACGGCGAACTCGTCCGCGACGTTCGGCCGGGCGAACTCGTCGTTCTCCAGGAAGACGGCGACGGCTTCGACTCCTACCAGCTCGTCGAGGAGGACAACACCGCCCACTGCTTCTTCGAGCACGTCTACTTCGCGCGACCGGACAGTATCATCGACGAAACGCTCGTCTACGAGGCTCGGCGAAACCTGGGCCGCAAGCTCTGGGAGGAAAGCGGCGTCGAGACGGACGTCGTCATGCCGGTGCCGGACTCCGGACGCGCCTTTGCGTCCGGCTACGCCGACGCGGCAACCGAGACAACCGCTGACGGCGAGACTCGGGACGAAGCGGACGACGGCGTCGAGTTTGCCGAGGGGTTGATGAAAAACCGCTACGTCGGCCGGACGTTCATCATGCCAACGCAAGACGAACGCGAGCGCGCCGTCCGGCTGAAGCTCAACCCGATCAAGTCGACGATCGAGGGGAGAACCGTCACCGTCATCGACGACTCGATCGTCCGTGGGACGACCTCGACCCAACTCGTCCAGCTCCTGAAAGACTGCGGCGCGACAGAAGTCCACGTCCGGATTGGCGCTCCGGAAATCGTCGCACCGTGTTACATGGGGATCGACATGGCTACTCGCGAGGAACTGATCGCCTCGGGCAAGTCAATCGACGAGATTCGAGACGCGATTAGCGCCGATAGTCTTGCGTACCTCTCGACGGATGCCGTCGCCGACGTGCTCGGTAAAGAGCGCCTCGATCTCTGTCTGGGCTGTGTTACCGGCGAGTATCCCTACGATATCGAGGGCGAGGAGACCGATCGCAACGTAGAGCGACCGCAACTCACCAGTCGACAGCTGTCGGCTAACGACTAG